TTCGATCCTGTTCGAGGGCCGGGATCTGCTCGCCGCTTCCGAAAGCACCTTGCGCGACCTGCGCGGCAATGCGATCGGCATGATCTTCCAGGAGCCGATGACGTCGCTGAACCCGGTGCTGACGATCGGCACGCAGATCGAGGAAGTGCTGCGCCGCCATTGCAAGCTGAGCGCGGCGGCGGCGCGGGCACGCGCGATCGAGCTGCTCGACCTGGTGCGCATTCCCGAACCGAAGCGCCGCGTCGACGACTATCCGCACAATCTTTCGGGCGGCCAGCGGCAGCGCGTGATGATCGCCATCGCAGTCGCCTGCGAGCCGCGCCTCTTGGTCGCCGACGAGCCCACCACGGCGCTGGACGTGACAATCCAGGCACAGGTGCTGGAACTGCTGGCCAGCCTGCGCCGCGACCTGTCGATGTCGCTGCTGCTGATCACGCACGACCTGGCCGTGGTCGGGCAATGGGCCGACCGCGTGGCCGTCATGCAGCATGGCCGCAAGGTGGAGGAGGGCACGCGCGACGAAGTGTTCTTCGCGCCGCGCCACCGTTACAGCCGGGGCTTGCTGGAGTCTTCGCTGCACGTGCATCCCGGCTGCCACTACAGCCGCGTCAAGCTGGCCGAGATCCGCCACGCCGTCGACGATGCCGGCGAACGCTCGTTCAGCTACACGGCGCAGGAGCAGCGCCAGCCCTTGCCGCGTGAAGCGGCCATCCACCAGCCGCCCGTGCTGGACGTGCGCAACCTGGTGGCGCAATACTCGTCCCGCTACGGCACGATTTCCGCCGTAAAAGACGTATCGTTCCAGATCGGCCGCGGCGAGACCCTGGGCCTGGTGGGCGAATCCGGTTGCGGCAAGTCCACGCTGTCGAAGACCATCGTCGGCCTGAACCGCGCCGTGCGGGGCCAGGTGATCCTGGACGGCACGGATATCGCGCCACTTTCGGGCCGCGCGCTGCGCCCGCACCGTGCCAACGTGCAGATGGTATTCCAGGACCCGTACGCCTCGCTGAACCCGCGCATGCGCGTCGGCGACGCGCTGGACGAGGTGCTCGTCGTGCAGGGCGTGCGCGACCGCAACCAACG
Above is a window of Pseudoduganella dura DNA encoding:
- a CDS encoding ABC transporter ATP-binding protein, yielding MNAPWRGAGESDAGAPLLQVRQLDVWYPNGPAVQGFDLDVRRNEVVALVGESGCGKSTAAGAIAGLLPPKAGVRGSILFEGRDLLAASESTLRDLRGNAIGMIFQEPMTSLNPVLTIGTQIEEVLRRHCKLSAAAARARAIELLDLVRIPEPKRRVDDYPHNLSGGQRQRVMIAIAVACEPRLLVADEPTTALDVTIQAQVLELLASLRRDLSMSLLLITHDLAVVGQWADRVAVMQHGRKVEEGTRDEVFFAPRHRYSRGLLESSLHVHPGCHYSRVKLAEIRHAVDDAGERSFSYTAQEQRQPLPREAAIHQPPVLDVRNLVAQYSSRYGTISAVKDVSFQIGRGETLGLVGESGCGKSTLSKTIVGLNRAVRGQVILDGTDIAPLSGRALRPHRANVQMVFQDPYASLNPRMRVGDALDEVLVVQGVRDRNQRQRRVLAMLDAVGLPAVAARRYPHEFSGGQRQRIGIARALILRPKLLICDEPVSALDVSVRAQILNLFVDLKQEFGLSYLFISHDLSVINYIADRVMVMQKGEAVETIGRDDLFINARHPYTRTLIAATPGWPEPPALASDQGVHERRQVAR